Proteins encoded in a region of the Mesoflavibacter profundi genome:
- a CDS encoding c-type cytochrome, giving the protein MKNPRKLIIRILISTSVILILLIGLFIFVIRKNGITEFDQKKTDYQPTAVKTEKTTPEFDRGKEIFTADCNVCHKRRSTIGNEYIKRTIENVGIDYFKLFLTKQDSLVKSKDIYAIKLKEEFNNAGNSHNFDYSENELNSLIEYLK; this is encoded by the coding sequence ATGAAAAACCCGAGAAAATTAATAATTCGGATTTTAATTTCCACAAGCGTAATTCTGATTTTACTCATTGGACTTTTCATCTTTGTGATTAGAAAAAATGGAATAACGGAATTTGACCAAAAGAAAACTGATTATCAGCCAACAGCAGTTAAAACCGAAAAGACAACGCCTGAATTTGACCGTGGAAAAGAAATTTTTACTGCTGACTGCAATGTTTGCCACAAAAGACGTTCGACAATCGGAAACGAATACATAAAACGGACTATAGAAAATGTCGGAATTGACTATTTTAAACTGTTTCTAACCAAACAGGATTCATTAGTAAAATCAAAAGACATTTATGCAATAAAATTAAAAGAGGAATTTAACAATGCGGGGAATAGTCACAACTTTGATTATTCCGAAAACGAACTGAACTCATTAATAGAATATTTAAAATAA
- a CDS encoding DUF6896 domain-containing protein codes for MKLIFENELKSKREKIGENLKKELLGFQVGIHTIQPEIYVAKLITDEEIESNQDFFEQCAKDYRQLGKELLFKLVNKLNLKLNEDFPLGTFNILKSGKKQIGKVENWKYFVHGFHCGFENITTGQIIEVPLVFGLEFGDLDPYFFTKYIKSTPSYKPLPVDIYEDYADGVRIIEKMISLGKFERIDSNIGNHYGIVVTDREKVNIKSCEELDEQYKKQNRQMKNSKFNIWKYLELKK; via the coding sequence TTGAAGCTTATTTTTGAGAATGAGCTTAAAAGTAAAAGAGAAAAAATTGGAGAAAATCTAAAAAAAGAACTTTTAGGATTCCAAGTTGGTATTCATACTATTCAGCCCGAAATATATGTAGCAAAACTAATAACAGATGAGGAAATTGAAAGCAACCAGGACTTCTTTGAACAATGCGCAAAAGACTATAGACAATTAGGAAAGGAATTACTTTTTAAGCTTGTTAATAAGCTTAACTTAAAGTTAAATGAAGATTTTCCTTTAGGTACTTTTAACATACTAAAATCTGGAAAAAAACAAATTGGTAAAGTAGAAAACTGGAAATACTTTGTACACGGATTTCATTGCGGATTTGAAAATATAACAACAGGACAAATTATAGAAGTTCCTTTAGTTTTTGGATTAGAGTTTGGAGACTTGGACCCATACTTTTTCACAAAGTATATTAAATCAACACCAAGTTATAAACCTTTACCAGTTGACATTTATGAAGATTATGCTGATGGAGTTCGAATAATTGAGAAAATGATTTCACTAGGTAAATTTGAAAGAATAGACTCAAATATTGGAAATCATTATGGAATTGTAGTAACAGATAGAGAAAAAGTAAATATTAAGTCTTGTGAGGAATTAGACGAACAGTACAAAAAACAAAATAGACAAATGAAAAACTCGAAATTTAATATTTGGAAATACCTTGAACTAAAAAAATAA